The Sphaerisporangium siamense genome includes the window TGATAGGCACACCCATAGCCTCGGCTGGTACTTGAATGCCCGTTAACGGGAGGGACCTCCGCCCATGCGAGCTCGATCGATCGCGACCGTGCTGCCGGGAGGCGCGGCACGTCACCCGGTCCTTCTGCTGTCCCTGGGCACCTTCGCCCTGGGCACCGACGCCTTCGTGATCAGTGGCGTGCTGAACGAGGTCGGGCGCGAGCTAGGCGTTTCCCTGGGGACGGCCGGACTGCTCATCACCGTGTTCTCCGGCGTGTACGCGGTGTCGGCTCCCCTGCTGGCGGTGCTGACCGGAAATATGTGCCGCAGACGACTGCTCCTGCTGAGCCTCGCCGTGTTCGTCGCGGCCAATGTGCTGGCCGCCGTGGCGCCCAACTTCGGCGTGATGATCCTCGCCCGGGTGGCCGCGGCCGTCGGCGGCGCCATGTACACGCCCGTCGCGGTGAGCGTCGCCGCCACGCTCGCCGCCCCCTCCGAGCGCGGCCGGGCCCTCGCCGCCGTCGCCGCGGGCCTCACCGTCGCCAACGCGCTCGGGGTGCCGCTCGGCACGCTGATCGGCCAGGCCCTCCAGTGGCGCATGACCTTCGTCTTCGTGGCGATCCTCGGCGTGGTCGCCTACGTCGGGCTGCACCGCGCGCTGGGCGCGCTGCCGTCCCCCGGCGTCGCCTCGCTGCGCCGGCGGCTCGCCGTCGCCACGCTGCCCGGCGTGCCGACCACGCTGCTCGGCACATCCCTGGCCATCTGCGGCATCTTCACCCTCTACGCCTACCTGGCGTGGTTCGCCGGCCAGAGCGCGGGCATCGCCGGGGGCGCGCTCACCGTGGTCTATCTGATCTTCGGCGTCGTGGCGGTGGGCTCCAACCTGACGGCGGGCGTGCTCATCGACCGCACCTCGCCCACCCGCGTCGCGCTGCTCTCCATCGTCGGGCTGGCCGTCGTCTACACCGGCCTGTCGGTGTTCGCCGGGCTCGGCCTCTCCGGCACGGGCGCGGTGGTGACGCTGGCCGTGCTAGTCGGCGTGTGGTCGATGGTCGGATGGCTGTTCAACCCCTCCCAGCAGCAGCGCCTGCTCACCGCCGCCGGCCCGCAGGGCGCGATCGCGCTGTCCCTGAACGCCTCGGCCCTCGCCACCGGGCAGGCCGTGGCCGGGGTCGTCGGCGGGCTCATGCTCGCCGCCGGGCCGGGCCCGCTCGCGCTCGCGGCCGCGGCCTGCGAGGTCCTCGCCGTGGCCGCGCTCGCCGTCTCGGCCCTCGCCGCCCGCCGGAGGGCCGCGGCCCCCGCCCGCCCGCTCGCCACCCCCGTCCCGTCCGAGTCGCACGTGCCCTGACGACGCCCCGCGGCGTGTTCCTTCCCTACCTGACGAGGAGAAGAAGCGACGTGCATCCCACCACCCCCCACCCCCGCACCCTCACCGGGCCGCCTGCCCCGCCGGCCCCGGAGCGTCCGCGTCGGGCGCCATCAATTTAGGGGTTGTTTCCCCGTCTTTCCCGGGCACTGGGGATGACGCGCGCGGTTCTCCTGCCCGGTCAGGGCCCCACCGGCCCGGTCATGAATGAGTCATGTCTCAAGTGGCATCGAGAGTGCCACC containing:
- a CDS encoding MFS transporter, with the translated sequence MRARSIATVLPGGAARHPVLLLSLGTFALGTDAFVISGVLNEVGRELGVSLGTAGLLITVFSGVYAVSAPLLAVLTGNMCRRRLLLLSLAVFVAANVLAAVAPNFGVMILARVAAAVGGAMYTPVAVSVAATLAAPSERGRALAAVAAGLTVANALGVPLGTLIGQALQWRMTFVFVAILGVVAYVGLHRALGALPSPGVASLRRRLAVATLPGVPTTLLGTSLAICGIFTLYAYLAWFAGQSAGIAGGALTVVYLIFGVVAVGSNLTAGVLIDRTSPTRVALLSIVGLAVVYTGLSVFAGLGLSGTGAVVTLAVLVGVWSMVGWLFNPSQQQRLLTAAGPQGAIALSLNASALATGQAVAGVVGGLMLAAGPGPLALAAAACEVLAVAALAVSALAARRRAAAPARPLATPVPSESHVP